tttctcttacaatttaagcttaatctcactaagatattacaacagcaatgtagtgagctttgatgaagatgaagattctgagttttgatttgaacagcgtttcagcaagtttgatatgagttgttttggtgcagaatcgttaaccttgcttctcatcagaacttcatatttataggcgttgagaagatgaccgttgaatgcatttaatgctttgcgtgttccgtacagctttgcatttaatgttatacgcttttgtcaactacctcgagccttgttcacgctgtgtctactgacgtagcctttagtagctttaacgttccttttgtcagtcagcgtagtctgccacgtgtacttccttctgatctgatgtttgtgaatacgacgtttgaatatcatcagagtcaaacagcttggtgcacagcatcttctgatcttctgaccttgaagtgcttctgagcgtgataccatcttctgatcttcagtgcttctgatctcatgttcttctgatgcttccatagacccatgttctgattctgcttcgaccatcttctgatgtcttgccagaccatgttctgatgttgcatgctgaaccatttgagacacatcttctgagcgctgaattatgcgtactctttatatatatttcctgaaagggaaatttgcattggattagagtaccatattatcttaagcaaaattcatattattgttatcatcaaaactaagataattgataagaacaaatcttgttctaacacctattatcctcatcataaatctgGCTCTTGTTAACCAACTTCGCAAAATGAgtaatctgttggtaaccaatagccttcttgatgtcaTGCCTCAggccattcacaaacttcaaacacttaaacctctccgcattcatagtattgtaatAAGGACAATACTTGATCAACTCTTGAAATTTTGCAGCATACGCCACTACCGTTCCATTTTCTTGCTTCAACTCTAGAAATTTCACTTCTTTCTTTCTACACACTTCTtatggaaaatagttttccaaatatGCGTCATGGAAAAGAGCCCAAGTAACTTCCATGCCTTCCTCATCGAATCTTTGCGCTGTATTAccccaccaatcctcagcttccTTCTCTAGCATGTGAGTGTCAAACCGCACCTTCTGCACATCGATACAATTCATGACTCGAAAGATCTTCTTGACCGCTTTCAACCATGCTTGTGCCTTATCAGGTTCATGCTCTCCTTCAAAGATTGGCGGATTTTTCCTTTGGAAGTATCCCAAAGCACGAAACTCATTCTCCTCTCTATTACCAGCATTTGCCTGCGACACTTTCCCAATAGCACCAACAAACATCGCCAATGCCTCAGCAATAGCATCGCCATTCCTCCCTACAACCCTTGTCCTAAGACATCTAACAGCCAACAAACAAGCGATATTGAtcatgtcagatacacaaatcaaagACAATGGGAATACATatattaataaccttgaccaactgatcgaccatgctctgataccactaatgtaacaccccttttctaaccccaaataattCAATACAAATACAAAGTAGTATAACATGCATATAACAAAAGGTGCCACATTTCGTTTCCACAACAATGAAAACCAACAAAACcatacatcacatacatcttATCATAATTTTAACACATATTTAAAACTTCATGTTTCTTCAATATGCATATCACAACGGAATATTTatttctcaaaataaatttaatgatcatatcccatactataatcTTCTACCAACATAATGACAATATCACCTCCTAATTATGTCATATGAATCCAAATATCGGCACCAAGGATATTTAACATATTAAATCCAAAATACAAtacaaaataagagaaaatataataatatctcACAGCaacaaacatgagttcaaataccccCCATGTTAATTGACCAGAGTATCGACTAACTACCTTAATAAGTGAAATAACCGAACAAGCTCCTCGGCTAATCCTCGTGCAAGCACAACTATTCTTCAGAACCTGCTCGATGTCGCATAGAACATCATTACAATAGAacggtgagaattcacatcattaagaatatatataatataaacaaCGAATATAGTACACAAGCATCCAACAATCATCACACTTCATAATGGTAAGGAGTTCTACAATTATCACAATTATCATTGACATTCCAACAAGGTAATAATTATCAATTATCACATAAACACACATAGAGCATAAACGTCACATAACAACAAATGCGATTCCAATGCAATTTAATGCGACTCATGTATGAGGTACCATCGTGAACATCAAGATCATCTCACTTTCGATTCATTTCTA
The Vicia villosa cultivar HV-30 ecotype Madison, WI linkage group LG6, Vvil1.0, whole genome shotgun sequence genome window above contains:
- the LOC131613493 gene encoding uncharacterized protein LOC131613493 yields the protein MINIACLLAVRCLRTRVVGRNGDAIAEALAMFVGAIGKVSQANAGNREENEFRALGYFQRKNPPIFEGEHEPDKAQAWLKAVKKIFRVMNCIDVQKVRFDTHMLEKEAEDWWGNTAQRFDEEGMEVTWALFHDAYLENYFP